The following is a genomic window from Candidatus Dormiibacterota bacterium.
ATCCTGACGCGGCACGGCCTCGCACCGAGGTACGATGTGGAAACCGCGTGCGGTCGACGTCGATCAGACGCTCGCCGATCGGTACGCCGACGATCGTCAGTTGTTCGCGCGTGCTGCCCGTGTTGTCGTTGACGAGTACGCCGACCGTATATCCGCCGAGCTCCGGCGGCAGTACGCGCGACGCCGAGCCGATGCCGCCCTTGAAGTCGAAGGCGCGCATACCGGTACCGGCGCCGACGCTTCCACGCGCGAACTGCCCTTCGCGCGCCGAGTCGAGGAGCCGCACGACGTCGGCGGAACTCACGGCTCTGCCTTGGATGTCATTGAGAAGCTGATCGTCGCATTCGGCGACGACCGGAAGAGGCACGTCGTCGGTGCGGCCGATCTCGGGGTGGCGTGCGATTTGCCACGAGACGACCCCGTCGTCGGCTCGGCCGACGTCGAGCGTATCGGTCAGCACGATCGGCTCTTCGAGGTATCCCGATTCTTCGATCCAGTGCGTTCCCGTCATCTCCCCATTGCCGTTAAAGCCGACGAATGCTGCCGCGACTTTCTCGTCCCACGGATCGGCGTCGGGAAGTACCGCCGTCGCGCCGGTCCGGACGTCGCTGCCCTCGATTTTCGTCAGGTTCGCGACCCGGACGCCCGGAACGTCGGTGATGCCGTCGAGCGGGCCGCTCGGGAAGAATCCGAAGCGGAACGGCAGCGCGGCCCCGGCCCATACGGGCAGGCTAATCGCGACCGCGAGGAGGGTAGAGAACAGCGGCTTGGGCATAAGTCAGTTCAGTTCGCAGCTCCGGGTCGAGCGCCTGGAGCCTGGATGCCCATTCTAAGAGGAGAACGTATGCTTACCGTTCCCGATAAACTGCGCGCGGCGACGCTATGGGAGAACCTCTCCGCGGCAGAACTTGCCGAGCATGCCGTCAAACGCGGCGAGGCCGTTCTCGGGCCCGACGGCCAGATCGTCGTCGACACGCGTCCGCATACGGGCCGGTCGCCCAAGGACAAGTTCTTCGTCCGGGAGCCCGGCAGCGAGACGCACATCGACTGGGGAGACGTCAATCAGCCGATCGACGAGGCGCGATTCGACGCGCTGTTCGAGCGCGTGCAGAGTCATCTCTCCGAGCGAGATGTCTACGCCCTGGACTGCTACGTCGGCGCCGACGAGCGGTTTCGCTTGCCGGTACGCGTCTACACCGAGCTTGCATGGCAGAGCCTCTTCGCGCGCCATCTCTTCATCACGCCGGAAAGACTGCCGGCGGATTTCGTTCCCGACTTCACCGTCGTCGACGCCGCGCTCTTTCAGGCCGATCCCGAGCGCGACGGCACGCGCACCGGGACGTTCGTCATCGTCAACTTTCGGCGTCGCATGATTCTCATCGGCGGCACGCGCTACGCGGGCGAGATCAAGAAATCGGTGTTCACGGTGATGAACTATCTCTTACCTTTGCGCGAGTCACTGCCGATGCACTGTTCCGCGAATGTCGGTGAGGCAGGCGATCTCGCCATCTTCTTCGGCCTCTCCGGCACGGGCAAGACGACGCTCTCCTCCGATTCGCATCGTCCGCTCATCGGCGATGACGAGCACGGATGGTCCGACGACGGCGTCTTCAACTTCGAAGGCGGGTGCTACGCCAAGGTCATCCGGCTCTCACCGACGGCCGAGCCGGAGATCTGGGCCGCTACGCAACACTTCTCGACGGTTCTCGAAAACGTCGCATATGACGAACGCACGCGCGCGCTCGACGTCGACTCCGAAGAGAAGACCGAGAACACGCGCGCCGCCTATCCGCTCGAGTTCATTCCCAACGTCGTCGCCGGAAGCAGAGGCGGCCATCCGAAGGTCGTGCTCATGCTTACCGCGGACGCCTTCGGTGTATTGCCCCCTATCTCGAAGCTCTCGCGCGAGCAGGCCATGTATCATTTTCTTTCGGGGT
Proteins encoded in this region:
- a CDS encoding P1 family peptidase; its protein translation is MPKPLFSTLLAVAISLPVWAGAALPFRFGFFPSGPLDGITDVPGVRVANLTKIEGSDVRTGATAVLPDADPWDEKVAAAFVGFNGNGEMTGTHWIEESGYLEEPIVLTDTLDVGRADDGVVSWQIARHPEIGRTDDVPLPVVAECDDQLLNDIQGRAVSSADVVRLLDSAREGQFARGSVGAGTGMRAFDFKGGIGSASRVLPPELGGYTVGVLVNDNTGSTREQLTIVGVPIGERLIDVDRTRFPHRTSVRGRAASGSIIVVVATDAPLDSRQLHAVALRAALGMGRTGLTSDVGSGDLFIAFSTTRIFHHTGHFVVTAPTRAALSDNDRLDALYRATAEATQAAIYDALFEATTVTGRGGITVHALPRERVLRMLREARAIR
- the pckA gene encoding phosphoenolpyruvate carboxykinase (ATP); the protein is MLTVPDKLRAATLWENLSAAELAEHAVKRGEAVLGPDGQIVVDTRPHTGRSPKDKFFVREPGSETHIDWGDVNQPIDEARFDALFERVQSHLSERDVYALDCYVGADERFRLPVRVYTELAWQSLFARHLFITPERLPADFVPDFTVVDAALFQADPERDGTRTGTFVIVNFRRRMILIGGTRYAGEIKKSVFTVMNYLLPLRESLPMHCSANVGEAGDLAIFFGLSGTGKTTLSSDSHRPLIGDDEHGWSDDGVFNFEGGCYAKVIRLSPTAEPEIWAATQHFSTVLENVAYDERTRALDVDSEEKTENTRAAYPLEFIPNVVAGSRGGHPKVVLMLTADAFGVLPPISKLSREQAMYHFLSGYTAKVAGTERGVTEPQATFSTCFGAPFMVHHPTVYAKLLGRKIAEHEVDCWLVNTGWTGGPYGIGKRMSIAHTRAMVNAAIEGRIPAEFEREEFFGLLVPKSVPGVPSDVLNPRNAWSDARAYDAQAATLARLFADNFQRFQEHASEAVKAAAIRPRP